In Oscillospiraceae bacterium, the genomic stretch GTTTTTTGCAGGCAAAGTCCGACGGCTCCTTTTTTGAACACTTTTGGCATCGAATAAATCATTTTTGCCAAATATATTGACACATGGATAAAAAAGTGTTATACTATCTGTGTATAAATATGATATAATGAAAGGGTACCCTTTCATTTGAGCAGTATACTGCTCAACGCGGTTCCTTTTCACTGTCATTACATACGCATGTGTTTCTGATACAACCACCCACAAAAATCTTTAAAGGAGACAGAAAAATGAATGCAAAAAAACTTCTCAGCATCTTAGCTTTTGCACTTTTATTATGTACCCTGCTGACGGCGTTTGCACTGGCTGATTCAAAAATCATACGTTTTGACGGCGCACAGGGCTCAATCATGCCAACTGTCAAAGCAAGCGCATACCACGGCACAGTAAATACCGACAGCGGTCTTTTAAGAGTTGATATGGCTAACGAAAAACTCATAAAGGATGCAAACGCACGTGCCAATATCACCCTTTCCGAAGCAGACTACTTCACCCTTCTGCAATACCCCTACATAAAGATGAAGTACAGAACAAACTTCCCCAAAACATTGCAGTTCTACATGGATGCCGATGTCGGCGGATACCTTGTAACCGATAAGGGCGTAGGCAGTGATGACGCCTGGACAACCGTTAAGCTTTACTACCCGGTTCATGGCGACAAAAGTATCACAGTCGAGTCAAAGGTACAGACATATAAGGATGATACAAACACGTATCCCTACAACAGATATTCCTACACCAACTACGGCAAGCTGTCAACCTACACCTCCAGTCCCGATGCAAAAAACAACAAGGTTCCGGAATTCCCCTCTGAAAGCAGACCTACGCAGATTGAGTCTTTCTTCTTTATGCTCAGAAGTCTTAGTGATTCCGACCTTGCCGCTCTTGCTGAATCCGGCGAAGACCTTTATATGGAAATGGAGTATATAGCCTTCTTCGAAACCGAAGAAGAAATGAACGCTTACACCAGCGATACCTATAAGCTCATTTCATTAAACAATGACAGAAACGTAAACTTCGATTACACCAAGTCCTTGAAATCTTCAAGCGAAACGGGCAGCGGCCGCGAACCGGTTTCCATAACAGATGACGGAGTTTACCGCATCGACATGTATAAGAAAGACCTGAACGATGTGGCACAGCAGCCCAACGCAAACAGAAAAACTTACGAGGTTAGTTTTTCTCTCAAAGAAGACAGCTACTTCAATCTTTACGATTATCCTTATGCAAAGATAAAGTATAAGACCGACTGGACCTCCACCGCCCAGTACTATGCCGATCACTATCCCAACACCGCAAGCGGAGTCAGCGACAGAAACGGTTACTACCTGGGTAGCAACAGCAGCGGTGCGGGTAATCGTAGAAACACCGAGGTTACCGCAGAATTCCTTTACAAAACTACAGACAAATCTACTACTTCTGTAGCCTATACCGCAGCCGACGGTCTCAAGTGGACGGTGGGAACGAGCAGCGGAACAAAAAACGTTCTCCCCTACTACGCAAGCGAGACCGATTATGACCTTGCACAGATGAGAAGATTTTTCATCCAGTACAAGGGACTTAACACCAATCCCGAAGCTGGCGGAACGCCCACCGACAAGGACTATTACCTTGAACTGTACTACATCGCTTACTTCAAGGACGAGGCTGCCATGAAGGCGTTCGGCGCAGAGGAAACCGCGGCTGTTGAAGCGGCAAAGGCGGCTGTTGAAGCGCTTGAGCTTGACTACGTGGTTGAATCCGCTGATGATATTGAAGATATTATCACTGCAGACATCGAAGCCGCCTGCGGAGAAGATGTTAATGTTGAAGTTACCTTCGACGGCGAAAACGCAACCGCACACATTTCCAGCTTCTATGCCAACAGAGACTACACCGTCACCAAGTCCTACACCGTTACCGAGCTTATCCCCGCGGCTGACTTCGGCGTTACCGTTCTGGGTGCACAGGTTCGTGCTGACGCAAATGACGGCAAGGGTCAGGGTCTCAGATTCGGCTTCACCATTGACAACGCAGTAATTCCCGAGGGCTGTGCAGTAGTCGAATACGGTGCAGTTATCGGTAAGAACGGAAGCGAGCCTGTTCTGGGCAACACAGATGAGTATGCTGTTGTAAGCTCTGCAATCGAAGAATTCAAGTTTACTGCCAACGGCTCTGTAAACACTTATACCGCCGTTGTACACACCATTCCCTCAACGGAAATGGATACAGCTATCGTTGCACGTCCCTACGTAACTTACACACTCGGCGGAAGCACCTACACCACCTACGGCGAGGCTGTAACACGTTCCATCAATGCTGTTATCAACGCAGCAACGGCAGATTGGGACAAATAATAAAATAAAGCTTTTACCTTGACTCCTTATAAAATGAGTGTTTTCAGCAAACAAGCGCCCTTCACCACGGGGCGCTTGTTTGTTTTCATAGCGGGCATTGCTGCAACAACCGCCCCAAGACCCCGTGTAACACACGTTTTTCAAAAGCTTTAAAAACATATTGAAAAAAACTTATTTTTGTAGTATAATTGTACTGTACGTAGTATATTTATCGGATTTTCTCAACAAAAAAGTGTCAGGAGCAGTAAAATGAACTGCAATAACGAGTATGTTTTTGATATTCCCTCTTCCGTTGCGTCAGCGCTCAAGCGGCTTAATGAGCATGGCTTTGAGGCATACTGCGTTGGCGGATGTGTAAGGGACTATATAATGGGAGTAGTGCCGCACGATTTCGACATCACGACAAGCGCTCTGCCGAACGAGGTATGCCAATGCTTCAAGGACTGCCGTGTCATTGAGACAGGCATTCAGCACGGCACAGTCACGGTAGTTCTGGATGGCGAAATGCTGGAGATCACCACCTTCAGAACCGACGGAACCTATTCTGACGGACGGCATCCCGACAGTGTTTCGTTTACGCGCAGTCTGACGGACGACCTTTCACGCCGCGATTTTACGGTAAATGCCATGGCATATAACCCGGAGGTGGGGGTGGTTGACCCATTCGGCGGACGTGAGCACATAAAAGAAAAAATAATTTGCTGCGTTGGTGATGCGGGAACCCGTTTCAGCGAGGATGCGCTGAGAATCATGCGTGCACTGCGTTTTTCGGCTGTACTGGGTTTTGATATTGCCGAAAGCACCGCACATGCTATTTTCCGCAAAACACCCATGCTGGACAAAATCAGCACCGAGCGCATTTACGCTGAGCTGACAAAGCTTGTGTGCGGCAAAAATGCAGAAAAAATACTGCTGGATTTCAGCAGTGTAATATGCCGTATAATTCCGGAGCTTACAGATTGTGTGGGCTTTGAGCAAAAAACAAAATATCACAAGTATGATGTGTACACTCACATTATAAAGACATTGTCTTCCTGCGACAGCATACTGACGGTAAGGCTTGCCGCACTTCTTCACGATGTTGCCAAGCCCGATTGCTTCACAGTTGACAACAGAGGGGTGGGTCACTCCTTCGACCACCAGGAAAAAAGCGCCCGTGCAGCGAAAGCTATATTACGCCGTCTGCACTCCGATAACAAAACCATCGCGACGGTCACTGCGCTCATTCAGCGTCATGATGATCGCATGATTCCTGACAGAATATGGGTAAAACACCTTATTTCCGAGACATCCTTCGAGTTTGTGAAATTGCTTATGGAGTTAAAAAAGGGTGATATACTGGCACACTCAGACGGATATAACGACCCCGAGGTTACTTATAAAATACTGGATATAGTAAACTGTCTGGAAAAGGAAAATTGCTGTCTTTTTACCAAGGATTTAGCTGTGAGCGGAAAAGAGCTGAGCGAAATCGGTGTACCGAAAGGTAAAATAATGGGCGAAATTCTGAATAAGCTTCTGAATCTTGTTATCAACGAAAAGCTTGAAAACACTCCCGATGCATTACTGGAAAAAGCGAAAGAACTGATAAAATAACAAAAATAAGAGGAGCATGTGCTCCTCTTATTTTTGCATTTATTGTGATTTAATTATTCGCCCATAGCGGCAAGAATACCGTTTACACTGCGTTTTATGGCTTCGCCGTAGTAAATGTGCTCAACGCCGTCCATTTCGTAGATAATATAAGGTCTTACGGTGATTTCGGTATCAAGCTGACCCAGAGGAATTCTGGTGATAACGGTATCAAAGTAAGTGGTGTTATTTCTTCTTACGTTTACAGCCGCAGTGTGATAATCCGTATCACCAGTGTACAGCACGGGTTCATCACCTCTGCCGATAACCGCGCCCTGAGCAACAACTGTGTAAACATCCGCATCATAAGTGATTTCACTTCTGAAGCGCATTGCATGATCGGTGTATCTGGTTGCCTGTGTCTCATCCAGAGTATCTATACGGATGGACGCACCGGGATTATTGAAGGTAATGGGGGAATCAACATAAGAAATGCTAAGATTAACAGTTACAGATAAAGCTTCATCCGCGTACATATTGTCAATCAAAATATTTGCGGTTCCTGTGGTATCACCTTCGGTTGCATCCACATACACTGTTGCATATACACCGCTGTATGTTTCTTCAACAATTTTCTTAATGGTTTCGTCAAGCTTTTCAAAAGGTGCGGCAGGATGTACGGTGCATTCCAGAGTGCCTTCGTTAAGTGCGTCATACGCATCACTTACAGCCTTGGTCTCAGCAGCGCCGAAAGCGTCTCTTTCAGCCGCGGTCTTGAAGTATGCCACGTAAGCAATTTCCGCGTATAAATCCTCCGCGGTTGTTGAGCCTTTGAACTGGAAGAAGGGAGCGGCATCACCCAATTTAACCTCGGGAGCAGCGGCTGACATAGGAGCTAAGAATTCATTGGGATCACTACAAGCACCTGCACGAGAATTTGAGCCAATATCAAAGCTGAATACGGAATCACCGCCACCGGTGGTTCCAAGCCCCTTGTACAGATAATCCTTGTACTCTTCAAGTGTATACAGATAGAACTGAGTTATAGCATCCCACATAGTATTATACTTAACCTTAATATAAGGATAATCTGTGAGCATGTAACCGGCATAGGGAGCATTGAGTGAATATTCGGGCTGATAGTCGTTAGGAGCGCTCATACCTTCAATACGGTATGTACCGTCGTTATCAGCAGTAATAGTTACGTTTGCAGGAGAATTCATTTTGTGAGTGAAGCCTGATGCACCGTTGAGGACTATCTCAGAGGGGGCGCCGTATGCCACTGCATCTGCATGATTCTTGAAGAATGCAACATACTCAACCTCGGTAACGGCATCCTCATAGAAGTTTCTGTCACGGTACTTTTTGGAAGGCTCAATTCTTATGGAACGAACATACTTCTTATTGGAGGTGCGACCGTTGAAGTTGCCGTTGGCAGCCGCAACGGCAGGAGTGTCCACACCGATATAATTAACCAGCTTATGAGATTTATTCAAATCATAAAAACCACGCTCTACATCATAGTAAGCGGTGGGGGTGGTGCTTTCGGCATTCGCATCATCGGAGGTGTACAGATACAGCTGAGTACTGCCGTAGGGTGTTTTGAATGCTTCGGAATCATTAAGCTTATAGCTTACTGTCATATAGGGATACTCGCTTACATCAACTCCGCCCACAGCATCAATATAGAACTGAGAGCCGTAAACAGAGCCTGTCACACGGAGAACACCGTCTTCGGTCTCATAGTCGTAGGAAGATCTGATGGAATACTCGGTATTGCCGAAGCCGTCAAAACGGATTATCTTGCCGTCAAGACCGTGGTAGGCCTGCATTTCTGCACAGTTATCAAAGAATGCAATGTATTCCAATTCAAAGAAACGTCCGTTTTCACCGGTATTGTCACCATTCTTAGCGAGGATGAAGGTTTGTTTAACAACAGCATCCGAAAAAGTTCCGCTTGCAGCGGGGTTGCCTTGCGAATCAAGCTCCGACATCTTTGCCAGTGCCTGTGCTTCCTGAGGGGGATTTGCACCAAGATAAAGCTCTACCTCATGCCATTCGCCGTTATTGTAATTTTCAACACCGTCCAGAGGATAGAAGAAGTAACCGTTCTCTACCGGTATGTAGTACTGGAGAGCATTTTGCCAGTCGGTTCTGAACTTAACCTTGATATAAGGATAGCTGTCTGCGTAAAACTGCTTGTTGGGAACGTAGGTTGCCTTATACTGCTCACCGGCAATATCTGTATTTGCAGCCAGTGTCATTCTGTCAACTACAACAGTATTGTCACCGTCCTGAGAAGTTGTAACGGCAAAAACATCAGCATTGCTATATGTCGCGGTATAGCCTATGCCTATTTCGTCGAAGCTGATAATCTTTGCATCTGCCAGCGCAGTAACAACCAACATAAGACAAAGAACTGCAATAAAAAGGGAAATGCGCATAAGATTTTTTGCTTTCATTTTGTTTACTCCTTATTTATTTTTTGTATCAGAAAACATTTATAGTAACGTCCTATGGGCGTTATTATCATAATTCGTGTCATATCCT encodes the following:
- a CDS encoding HD domain-containing protein, with translation MNCNNEYVFDIPSSVASALKRLNEHGFEAYCVGGCVRDYIMGVVPHDFDITTSALPNEVCQCFKDCRVIETGIQHGTVTVVLDGEMLEITTFRTDGTYSDGRHPDSVSFTRSLTDDLSRRDFTVNAMAYNPEVGVVDPFGGREHIKEKIICCVGDAGTRFSEDALRIMRALRFSAVLGFDIAESTAHAIFRKTPMLDKISTERIYAELTKLVCGKNAEKILLDFSSVICRIIPELTDCVGFEQKTKYHKYDVYTHIIKTLSSCDSILTVRLAALLHDVAKPDCFTVDNRGVGHSFDHQEKSARAAKAILRRLHSDNKTIATVTALIQRHDDRMIPDRIWVKHLISETSFEFVKLLMELKKGDILAHSDGYNDPEVTYKILDIVNCLEKENCCLFTKDLAVSGKELSEIGVPKGKIMGEILNKLLNLVINEKLENTPDALLEKAKELIK